Proteins encoded in a region of the Leptolyngbya subtilissima AS-A7 genome:
- a CDS encoding Ycf66 family protein: MGVHVLAIAVWLGSISLYGAAFFFPEVHRRHDFFWSGVGAFYGLVLWFSAVQTSPTELLGHLASVVLLGWLGWQTLSLRRKRTPLDLQTLVTQESWATFGQQLKQWTVDLLRGTPLGRWLPQAEDGRLPGDPAIATSEIRASSLKDVDYEFVDELAPSSRRPSSSRAISPEPVGHIPEPVVLEPAKSPTSPPVKAARSPQSRAPQATPITKNPQTSPKTPQAKTKQKPPPIGSRLAGLKAWVGDIVKARTSPKPKRAVIEIPPRPSPLAKPKRPPAANPDSTARAASGVDPSSTVTIVDTEATESFDGFEGDEPRRDTPFESVPVPGMPQDTSLSRDSSSILEPDAVQETSPYPQAREVSSIPEAEEEENWPSDL; the protein is encoded by the coding sequence ATGGGGGTTCACGTTCTAGCGATCGCAGTTTGGTTGGGCAGCATCTCGCTGTATGGGGCCGCCTTCTTTTTCCCTGAAGTGCATCGCCGCCACGACTTTTTCTGGAGCGGGGTAGGGGCATTTTACGGCCTGGTGCTGTGGTTTAGCGCCGTTCAAACCTCGCCCACTGAGCTGCTGGGTCATTTGGCTAGCGTGGTGCTGCTGGGCTGGCTGGGTTGGCAAACTCTAAGTTTGCGCCGCAAGCGCACGCCGCTAGATTTACAAACGCTCGTTACTCAAGAGTCTTGGGCGACCTTTGGGCAACAGCTGAAGCAGTGGACAGTCGATCTGCTGCGGGGCACTCCCCTGGGGCGCTGGCTGCCTCAGGCAGAAGACGGCAGGCTGCCGGGCGATCCGGCGATCGCTACCAGCGAAATTCGAGCGTCGTCTCTTAAGGATGTGGACTACGAATTTGTCGATGAGCTAGCGCCTAGCTCTCGTCGGCCATCGTCTTCTAGGGCCATCTCGCCTGAACCCGTAGGCCACATTCCAGAACCCGTAGTCTTGGAGCCTGCCAAATCTCCGACTTCGCCACCGGTTAAAGCAGCGCGATCGCCCCAATCCCGCGCTCCGCAGGCTACGCCAATCACTAAAAATCCTCAAACTTCCCCCAAAACTCCCCAAGCCAAGACTAAACAGAAGCCCCCTCCGATCGGGAGCAGGTTAGCCGGGTTAAAGGCATGGGTGGGAGACATTGTTAAAGCCAGAACCAGCCCTAAACCCAAGCGAGCGGTAATCGAAATTCCACCCCGGCCCTCGCCATTGGCCAAACCCAAGCGTCCACCTGCTGCTAACCCCGATTCCACTGCCAGAGCCGCGTCAGGCGTGGATCCATCCTCGACAGTGACTATCGTTGATACCGAAGCCACTGAGAGTTTTGACGGGTTTGAAGGGGACGAGCCCCGCCGGGATACTCCTTTCGAGTCGGTTCCCGTTCCTGGAATGCCACAGGATACAAGCTTGAGCCGCGACAGTTCAAGCATTTTAGAACCCGATGCCGTTCAAGAGACCAGCCCATACCCTCAGGCCCGCGAGGTTTCCAGCATTCCCGAAGCCGAGGAAGAGGAAAATTGGCCCAGCGACCTATAG
- a CDS encoding anti-sigma factor antagonist (This anti-anti-sigma factor, or anti-sigma factor antagonist, belongs to a family that includes characterized members SpoIIAA, RsbV, RsfA, and RsfB.): protein MTSSIAPDQDPQVVAEQLSNEAIDTARVVSVPSTLTVVEAVEFEQQVKHHSLSQPTPETIIIDLSQTQFIDSSGLGALVICYRTCQTKGIAMVLRGVQEQVRMVLALTDLEQLFTFEPVAGEPESPALKPEMRFVALTTHPSVASKGKRLLDIVGALVGLVLTAVLSVPIVIAIKLEDGGPIFFRQVRCSWMGKRFHIWKFRSMVTDAEALKAQVENEVEGPLFKNENDPRITKVGRFLRRTSLDELPQFWNVLRGDMSLVGTRPPTPDEIEQYKVPEWQRLDVKPGMTGEWQVNGRSTVKKFEDVIRMDLDYQKNWSLAYDIQLIVKTVLVLFSKKAGAS from the coding sequence ATGACCTCATCCATTGCCCCAGATCAGGATCCACAAGTAGTCGCAGAGCAGCTCTCTAATGAGGCGATAGACACCGCTCGGGTTGTTAGCGTGCCGTCTACTTTAACCGTTGTTGAGGCGGTCGAGTTTGAGCAACAGGTGAAGCACCACAGCCTAAGCCAACCAACCCCTGAAACCATCATTATTGACCTAAGCCAGACTCAGTTTATTGACAGTAGTGGCTTAGGGGCCCTAGTGATCTGCTATCGCACCTGCCAGACCAAGGGCATTGCCATGGTGCTGCGGGGAGTGCAAGAGCAGGTACGCATGGTGCTGGCTCTAACCGACCTTGAGCAGCTGTTTACCTTTGAACCGGTTGCCGGTGAGCCCGAGAGCCCTGCCCTTAAGCCCGAAATGAGATTTGTAGCGCTGACCACCCATCCCTCAGTGGCCTCAAAGGGCAAGCGCCTGCTGGATATCGTCGGAGCGCTGGTGGGTTTGGTGCTGACCGCAGTGCTGTCGGTGCCCATTGTGATTGCTATTAAGCTCGAAGATGGCGGCCCGATTTTCTTTAGACAAGTGCGCTGCTCGTGGATGGGCAAACGCTTCCACATTTGGAAGTTTCGCTCCATGGTGACCGATGCCGAAGCGCTCAAGGCCCAGGTCGAAAATGAAGTAGAAGGGCCGCTGTTTAAGAATGAAAACGACCCTCGCATTACTAAAGTAGGCCGCTTTCTGCGCCGCACCAGCCTCGATGAACTGCCCCAATTTTGGAACGTGCTGCGGGGCGACATGAGCCTGGTCGGCACCCGTCCTCCTACCCCCGATGAAATTGAGCAGTACAAGGTGCCTGAGTGGCAGCGCCTCGACGTAAAACCTGGCATGACTGGCGAGTGGCAGGTCAACGGTCGATCTACGGTGAAAAAGTTTGAAGACGTGATTCGCATGGATCTCGACTACCAGAAGAACTGGAGCCTGGCCTACGACATCCAGCTGATCGTTAAGACAGTTTTGGTACTGTTTTCGAAGAAGGCCGGGGCGTCGTAA
- a CDS encoding tetratricopeptide repeat protein — MPHAAFSPEWLNRFTDPYALLGVSVAADERRILKRYRVVAKQLHPDALIDVPAELRQLADQVLPKLVNPAYQRLKQDKGRNEVLAALRFKVRRLSRDQKLQPTSKPGKYLLDVAEAEVDVFYEQAIDQLCDRQYTSLTEFEACTQQLSELNLVYLRRKMGEPVIREKRSGLVSATAIASDPLADHPANNGKSSGQAYADRHYGRAQEYLKGKNVQAAIQELKDALKIDPQNSSYHCLMGQAYLMQKLPGMAKVHFKQALRLNPNNAVALKYARQLNLTMTDLPPRPTATPTQDNPKQPDSKPSDSPKRSLFGKLFSKGPSR; from the coding sequence ATGCCCCACGCTGCCTTCTCCCCCGAATGGCTCAACCGTTTCACCGATCCCTACGCGCTACTAGGTGTGTCAGTAGCAGCCGATGAGCGTCGCATTCTCAAGCGCTACCGGGTGGTAGCCAAACAGCTGCACCCCGACGCCTTAATCGATGTGCCGGCCGAGCTGCGCCAGCTGGCCGACCAGGTGCTGCCCAAGCTAGTCAACCCCGCCTACCAGCGCCTCAAGCAAGACAAGGGCCGCAACGAGGTACTGGCGGCTCTCCGCTTCAAAGTGCGCCGCCTCAGCCGCGATCAGAAACTCCAGCCCACCAGCAAACCCGGTAAGTATCTGCTAGATGTGGCCGAGGCCGAGGTAGACGTGTTTTACGAGCAGGCGATCGATCAGCTGTGCGATCGCCAATATACATCTCTAACCGAGTTTGAAGCTTGCACCCAGCAGCTCAGCGAACTCAACCTGGTGTACCTGCGCCGCAAGATGGGTGAGCCAGTGATTCGCGAAAAGCGCAGCGGGCTAGTATCTGCCACCGCGATCGCATCTGACCCCTTAGCAGATCACCCTGCTAATAACGGCAAATCATCGGGGCAGGCCTACGCCGATCGCCACTACGGCCGAGCCCAAGAATATCTCAAGGGTAAAAACGTTCAGGCCGCTATTCAAGAACTCAAGGATGCCCTCAAAATTGACCCTCAAAACAGCAGCTACCACTGCCTGATGGGTCAGGCCTATCTGATGCAAAAGCTGCCCGGCATGGCCAAGGTGCACTTCAAGCAGGCGCTACGCCTCAATCCCAACAACGCTGTAGCCCTGAAATATGCCCGGCAGCTCAACCTCACCATGACTGATCTCCCGCCTCGTCCTACTGCCACACCTACGCAGGACAACCCTAAGCAGCCGGATAGCAAACCATCAGACAGCCCTAAGCGATCTCTGTTTGGCAAGCTATTTTCTAAAGGTCCCAGCCGCTAA
- the acnA gene encoding aconitate hydratase AcnA, translating into MNSFNAKTHLTVGDTTYTIYSLPAAAAALGDISRLPFSLKVLLENLLRHEDGRSVTATDVQAVADWLTEKTSNREIAYRPARVLMQDFTGVPAVVDLAAMRDAMVNLGGDPDKINPLSPVDLVIDHSVMVDSFGSAAAFGQNVEKEFQRNFERYAFLRWGQSAFDNFRVVPPGTGICHQVNLEYLAQVVWTKTANGETVAYPDTLVGTDSHTTMINGLSVLGWGVGGIEAEAAMLGQPISMLIPEVVGFKLTGQLPEGATATDLVLTVVQMLRTKGVVGKFVEFYGDGLDHLTLADRATIANMAPEYGATCGFFPIDGETIRYLEFSGRDPDRVALVEAYAKAQGLWRDAAAPEPVFTDSLSLDLATVEPSLAGPKRPQDRVTLAALAQQFKESDFPGFSGKPYAEKQSVPVAGTDYSLTDGDVVIAAITSCTNTSNPSVMIGAGLVARKARAKGLTVKPWVKTSLAPGSQVVSDYLEKANLQEDLDALGFNLVGYGCTTCIGNSGPLSGPIASAIDGNDLVVGAVLSGNRNFEGRVSPHTKANYLASPPLVVAYAIAGSLAIDLKTDPIGQDPEGRPVYLKDIWPTSAEIFEVMTAALTPDMFRSRYSNVFTGTADWQQIATPESQTYTWSGDSTYVQNPPYFTDMAPSVNGQAFADIIGARPLAILGDSITTDHISPAGAIKTDSPAGSYLVGNHVTAADFNSYGSRRGNHEVMMRGTFANIRLKNEMVPGSSGGVTRYTPDGTDMSIYEAAMKYQASGTPLVVIAGKEYGTGSSRDWAAKGTRLLGVKAVVAESFERIHRSNLVGMGVLPLQFKDGLHRGMMHLDGSETFDLTGLSGGIQPGMTVNLVIHRSGNDSTTVPLLCRIDTLDEVEYFRHGGILPYVLRQLLAA; encoded by the coding sequence GTGAACAGCTTTAATGCCAAGACCCACCTCACCGTAGGCGATACCACCTACACCATTTACAGCCTACCCGCTGCGGCAGCAGCCCTAGGCGATATCAGCCGCCTGCCCTTCAGTCTTAAGGTGCTGCTCGAAAACCTGCTGCGCCACGAAGACGGGCGATCGGTCACGGCGACAGACGTGCAGGCAGTAGCCGACTGGCTAACGGAGAAAACCTCCAACCGCGAGATTGCCTACCGTCCGGCCCGCGTGCTGATGCAAGACTTTACCGGCGTGCCCGCTGTGGTCGACCTGGCCGCCATGCGCGACGCTATGGTCAACCTAGGCGGCGACCCCGACAAAATTAACCCCCTCTCTCCAGTCGATCTAGTCATCGACCACTCGGTGATGGTCGATTCCTTCGGCAGCGCCGCCGCCTTTGGCCAAAACGTCGAAAAAGAATTTCAGCGCAACTTTGAGCGCTACGCCTTTTTACGCTGGGGTCAGAGCGCCTTCGACAACTTCCGCGTGGTGCCACCGGGCACCGGCATTTGCCACCAGGTCAACCTGGAGTATCTAGCCCAGGTGGTATGGACCAAGACCGCAAATGGCGAAACCGTTGCCTACCCTGACACCCTGGTGGGCACCGACAGCCATACCACTATGATCAACGGCCTCTCGGTGCTGGGCTGGGGCGTGGGCGGCATTGAGGCTGAGGCCGCTATGCTAGGTCAGCCGATTTCGATGCTGATTCCTGAGGTGGTGGGCTTTAAGCTCACCGGGCAGCTACCTGAGGGGGCTACCGCAACCGACCTGGTGCTCACCGTGGTGCAGATGCTGAGGACCAAGGGCGTCGTTGGCAAATTTGTCGAATTTTATGGCGACGGCCTCGACCACCTCACCCTGGCCGATCGCGCCACCATCGCCAACATGGCTCCCGAGTACGGGGCTACCTGCGGCTTCTTTCCCATCGATGGCGAAACCATTCGCTACCTGGAATTCTCGGGTCGTGACCCCGATCGCGTCGCCCTGGTAGAAGCTTATGCCAAAGCCCAAGGTCTCTGGCGCGATGCTGCCGCCCCCGAACCCGTCTTCACCGACTCCTTATCGCTCGATCTCGCCACGGTGGAACCTTCCTTAGCAGGGCCAAAGCGGCCGCAAGATCGCGTCACCCTGGCGGCCCTGGCTCAGCAGTTCAAGGAAAGTGACTTTCCTGGCTTTAGCGGTAAGCCCTACGCCGAGAAGCAATCCGTCCCTGTGGCGGGTACCGACTACTCGCTAACCGACGGCGACGTGGTAATCGCCGCTATCACCAGCTGCACCAACACCTCCAATCCCTCGGTAATGATTGGGGCCGGTCTAGTAGCTCGCAAAGCGCGGGCCAAGGGGCTGACTGTGAAACCCTGGGTTAAAACCTCCCTCGCCCCCGGCAGCCAGGTAGTGAGCGACTACCTCGAAAAGGCCAACCTTCAGGAAGACCTGGATGCCCTGGGCTTTAACCTAGTGGGCTACGGCTGCACCACCTGCATCGGCAACTCTGGCCCTCTGTCTGGCCCCATTGCCAGCGCCATTGATGGCAACGACCTGGTGGTGGGCGCGGTACTGTCAGGCAACCGCAACTTTGAGGGGCGCGTGAGCCCTCACACCAAGGCCAACTATCTGGCCTCACCGCCGCTGGTGGTGGCCTATGCGATCGCAGGCAGCCTCGCCATCGACCTCAAAACTGACCCCATCGGCCAGGATCCCGAAGGCCGCCCCGTCTACCTCAAAGACATCTGGCCCACCAGCGCCGAGATCTTTGAGGTAATGACCGCCGCCCTCACCCCCGACATGTTCCGCAGCCGCTACAGCAACGTGTTCACCGGCACCGCCGACTGGCAGCAGATCGCTACCCCCGAAAGCCAGACCTACACCTGGAGCGGCGACAGCACCTACGTGCAAAATCCGCCCTACTTCACCGATATGGCCCCCAGCGTCAACGGTCAGGCCTTTGCTGACATCATTGGTGCCCGGCCTCTGGCGATTTTGGGTGACAGCATCACCACCGACCACATCTCCCCGGCTGGAGCAATTAAGACTGACAGCCCCGCCGGCAGCTACCTGGTAGGCAACCACGTCACCGCTGCCGACTTCAACTCCTACGGGTCGCGCCGGGGCAACCACGAGGTGATGATGCGCGGCACCTTCGCCAACATTCGCCTCAAGAATGAAATGGTGCCCGGTTCCTCAGGCGGTGTGACCAGATACACGCCCGACGGTACCGACATGTCCATTTATGAGGCCGCCATGAAGTACCAGGCCAGCGGTACCCCCCTCGTGGTAATCGCGGGCAAAGAGTACGGCACTGGGTCATCTCGCGATTGGGCGGCCAAGGGCACCCGACTGTTGGGGGTTAAGGCCGTGGTAGCCGAGAGCTTCGAGCGTATTCACCGCTCTAACTTAGTCGGCATGGGGGTGCTGCCTTTGCAGTTTAAAGACGGTTTGCACCGAGGTATGATGCACCTCGACGGCAGTGAAACCTTTGACCTCACGGGGCTCAGCGGCGGCATTCAGCCCGGCATGACCGTCAACCTAGTGATTCACCGGAGCGGTAACGACAGCACCACCGTACCGCTGCTGTGCCGCATCGACACCCTAGATGAAGTGGAGTACTTCCGTCACGGCGGCATCTTGCCCTACGTGCTGCGGCAGCTGTTAGCTGCTTAG
- the ileS gene encoding isoleucine--tRNA ligase encodes MYRDGSPEMALSDCQRAESAIMARASFTFSQPPAVTDPKSYKDTVLLPQTSFDMRANATQREPEIQAFWAENQIYETLSTSNPGEIFVLHDGPPYANGDLHIGHALNKILKDTINKYQLLNGRKARYIPGWDCHGLPIELKVLQAMDLEARANLTPIKLRYKAKAFALKAIDRQRDSFKRYGVWGDWDHPYLTLTPEYEAAQIEVFGQMYLKGYIYRGLKSVHWSPTSQTALAEAELEYPEGHTSPSIYAAFPMVSASPDAKAALEPYLGELGVAIWTTTPWTIPANLGVAVNGELTYAVVEVASGKPFKYLIIAKDLCDRMAQVLGSELTLKAEIKGAALEYSTYRHPLFDRTSPILIGGDYVTTESGTGLVHTAPGHGDEDFKVGQRYGLPVLCPVDEKGDMTEEAGPFAGLNVLTNANPAVIEALEKAGSLLKHEPYVHKYPYDWRTKQPTIYRATEQWFASVEGFRDEALKAIQSVQWIPATGENRITAMVGDRSDWCISRQRTWGMPIPVFYDEATGEPLLNETTLAHIKALFAEKGSDAWWELTEAELLPEQYRNNGHTYRKGTDTMDVWFDSGSSWAAVAQQRGELEYPVDMYLEGSDQHRGWFQSSLLTSVAVNGCAPYRTVLTHGFALDEQGRKMSKSIGNVVDPAIVINGGKNQKQDPPYGADVLRLWVSSVDYSSDVPLGGNILKQMSDVYRKIRNTARFLLGNLHDFDPAKDAVPYDQLPELDRYMLHRMTEVFTDITDAFETYQFFRFFQTVQNFCAVDLSNFYLDAAKDRLYISAADSFRRRSCQTVLAIAIENLARSIAPVLSHMAEDIWQNLPYPTAHKSVFQAGWVQMDDQWQQPDLANLWSQIRTVRQDVNRVLEQARTAKDIGSSLEAKALLYVADPELRAKLAAMNPTDAVAPASNHVDELRYLFLVSQVEVLDTPEALASVKCSSESDALGIGVVDAEGEKCDRCWNYSIHVGESSDDPTICDRCVEALAGSF; translated from the coding sequence ATGTATAGAGATGGCTCACCAGAGATGGCCCTCAGCGACTGTCAGCGGGCCGAATCTGCCATAATGGCGCGAGCATCCTTCACCTTTAGTCAACCTCCGGCTGTGACAGACCCTAAAAGCTACAAAGACACCGTTCTGCTCCCCCAGACCAGTTTTGACATGCGGGCCAACGCCACCCAGCGCGAGCCTGAGATTCAAGCGTTTTGGGCCGAAAACCAGATCTACGAAACTCTGTCGACCAGCAACCCCGGCGAGATTTTTGTGCTGCACGACGGGCCACCCTACGCCAATGGCGATCTGCACATTGGCCACGCCCTCAACAAAATTCTCAAAGACACAATCAACAAATACCAGCTGCTCAATGGCCGCAAGGCGCGCTACATTCCGGGCTGGGACTGCCACGGCCTGCCGATTGAGCTGAAGGTGCTCCAAGCCATGGACCTAGAGGCGCGGGCTAACCTGACGCCGATCAAGCTGCGCTATAAAGCCAAGGCTTTTGCCCTTAAAGCAATCGATCGCCAGCGGGATAGCTTCAAGCGCTACGGCGTCTGGGGCGATTGGGATCACCCCTACCTAACCCTCACACCGGAGTACGAAGCCGCTCAGATTGAGGTGTTTGGGCAAATGTACCTGAAGGGCTACATTTACCGTGGCCTCAAGTCTGTTCACTGGAGTCCGACCTCTCAGACGGCCCTGGCAGAAGCAGAGCTGGAGTATCCCGAAGGCCACACCTCTCCCAGCATCTACGCAGCATTTCCTATGGTGAGTGCGTCCCCTGACGCCAAGGCGGCGTTAGAGCCCTACCTGGGCGAGCTGGGCGTAGCGATCTGGACGACGACTCCCTGGACAATTCCGGCCAACTTGGGGGTAGCGGTGAATGGGGAACTGACCTACGCCGTAGTTGAGGTAGCGTCTGGGAAGCCGTTTAAGTACCTGATCATTGCCAAGGATCTGTGCGATCGCATGGCCCAGGTGCTCGGCTCTGAACTTACTCTCAAAGCCGAAATCAAAGGCGCGGCCCTAGAGTACTCCACCTACCGCCACCCGCTGTTCGATCGCACCAGCCCCATTCTGATTGGCGGCGACTATGTCACCACCGAGTCGGGCACGGGCCTGGTGCACACCGCTCCTGGCCACGGCGACGAAGACTTCAAAGTGGGTCAGCGCTACGGCCTGCCCGTGCTTTGCCCCGTGGATGAAAAGGGCGACATGACCGAGGAAGCCGGTCCTTTCGCGGGGCTCAACGTGCTCACCAACGCCAACCCAGCGGTGATTGAAGCCCTGGAGAAAGCGGGTTCTTTGCTCAAGCACGAGCCCTACGTCCACAAGTATCCCTACGATTGGCGCACCAAGCAGCCCACAATTTATCGCGCCACCGAGCAGTGGTTTGCTTCCGTCGAGGGCTTCCGCGACGAGGCGTTAAAGGCGATCCAGTCGGTACAGTGGATTCCGGCCACGGGCGAAAACCGGATTACGGCCATGGTGGGCGATCGCTCCGACTGGTGCATCTCGCGCCAGCGCACCTGGGGCATGCCCATCCCCGTGTTCTACGACGAAGCCACAGGCGAACCCCTGCTCAACGAAACAACCCTGGCCCACATCAAGGCCCTATTTGCCGAAAAAGGCTCCGACGCCTGGTGGGAGCTAACCGAGGCGGAACTCTTGCCAGAACAGTACCGCAACAACGGCCACACCTACCGCAAGGGCACCGACACCATGGATGTGTGGTTCGACTCGGGCTCTTCCTGGGCGGCGGTGGCTCAGCAGCGCGGCGAGCTGGAATACCCGGTGGATATGTACCTGGAGGGTTCTGACCAGCATCGAGGCTGGTTCCAGTCGAGTCTGCTGACCAGCGTGGCGGTGAACGGCTGCGCCCCCTACAGAACGGTGCTCACCCACGGCTTTGCCCTCGACGAGCAGGGCCGCAAGATGAGTAAATCCATCGGCAACGTGGTAGATCCGGCAATTGTGATCAACGGCGGCAAAAACCAGAAGCAGGACCCGCCCTATGGGGCCGACGTGCTGCGCCTGTGGGTGTCGTCGGTAGACTATTCCTCTGACGTGCCCCTGGGGGGCAACATCCTCAAGCAGATGTCGGATGTGTACCGCAAGATTCGCAACACGGCGCGGTTTTTGCTGGGCAACCTGCACGACTTTGACCCAGCGAAGGACGCCGTGCCCTACGACCAGCTGCCCGAGCTCGATCGCTACATGCTGCACCGCATGACCGAGGTGTTTACCGACATCACCGACGCCTTCGAAACCTATCAGTTCTTCCGGTTCTTCCAAACCGTGCAGAATTTCTGCGCGGTCGATCTGTCGAACTTTTACCTGGATGCCGCCAAGGATCGGCTGTACATCAGTGCGGCAGATTCCTTCCGGCGGCGCAGCTGTCAGACGGTGCTGGCGATCGCGATCGAAAACCTGGCCCGCTCCATTGCCCCGGTGCTCTCCCACATGGCCGAAGACATTTGGCAAAACCTGCCCTATCCCACCGCCCACAAATCGGTGTTTCAAGCGGGGTGGGTGCAAATGGACGACCAATGGCAGCAGCCGGATCTGGCCAATCTGTGGAGCCAGATTCGTACCGTGCGCCAGGACGTGAACCGGGTGCTAGAGCAGGCCCGTACAGCCAAGGACATTGGCTCATCCCTGGAAGCTAAAGCGCTACTATATGTGGCCGATCCAGAACTGCGGGCGAAGCTGGCAGCGATGAATCCTACGGATGCAGTTGCCCCTGCCTCTAACCACGTAGACGAACTGCG
- a CDS encoding helix-hairpin-helix domain-containing protein — MLKRWQGLRAQLHPLAARLGQPNYRLQSYQEVEVAAKLGFTLDVNRATVDDWLRLPGLSIRQAQGLVRLRQAGVQFHCLEDLAAALGTTPTQLRPLAAVLSFCYYEEHCGTLPTVSLNQATLSQLCGLPGMPPALAQAVVQERSQRGPYQDLADLQRRLGLAPELVQTLMYYLRP; from the coding sequence GTGCTAAAACGTTGGCAAGGCTTGAGGGCACAGTTACATCCCCTGGCGGCTCGCCTGGGCCAACCGAACTATCGGCTCCAGTCTTACCAGGAGGTTGAGGTGGCCGCCAAGCTGGGGTTCACCTTGGATGTGAACCGGGCGACGGTTGATGACTGGCTGCGGTTGCCGGGGCTATCGATTCGCCAAGCCCAAGGGTTAGTGCGCCTGCGTCAGGCCGGGGTGCAGTTTCACTGTCTGGAAGATCTAGCGGCGGCCCTGGGAACGACCCCAACCCAGCTTAGACCCCTGGCTGCGGTGCTGTCGTTTTGCTACTACGAGGAGCACTGCGGTACTCTGCCCACGGTGAGTTTGAACCAGGCCACCCTCTCTCAACTGTGTGGCCTGCCCGGCATGCCCCCCGCGCTGGCCCAGGCAGTAGTGCAGGAGCGATCGCAGCGCGGCCCCTACCAAGATCTAGCCGATCTCCAGCGTCGCCTGGGTCTAGCCCCCGAGCTGGTGCAGACTTTGATGTACTATCTACGGCCCTAG
- a CDS encoding NINE protein, whose product MAERSRRTAVILAWLGVLAPVSGFHKFYLGQPFWGTLYLLLSWTPLPRVACAVEGLMLMAQPLSAFAPSESSTSQAKGGLDPAQISALGVALRELDTLRQEGLISELEFEQKRRQLLDQVA is encoded by the coding sequence TTGGCAGAGCGTTCCCGTCGAACAGCCGTCATTCTAGCGTGGCTGGGGGTATTAGCCCCAGTGTCAGGATTCCACAAGTTTTATCTAGGTCAGCCCTTTTGGGGCACCCTCTATCTGCTCCTGAGCTGGACTCCCCTTCCTCGAGTTGCCTGTGCCGTTGAGGGTCTTATGCTGATGGCCCAACCTCTCAGTGCCTTTGCCCCATCAGAGTCTTCCACCAGTCAAGCTAAGGGGGGCCTTGACCCAGCTCAGATTAGCGCCCTTGGGGTGGCCCTGCGGGAGCTAGACACCCTGCGCCAGGAGGGGCTGATTTCGGAGCTAGAGTTTGAGCAGAAGCGACGTCAGCTTTTAGATCAAGTGGCCTAG